In the genome of Manis javanica isolate MJ-LG chromosome 17, MJ_LKY, whole genome shotgun sequence, one region contains:
- the LOC118973697 gene encoding uncharacterized protein, giving the protein MEDDSLGRRCCIHVFIRSRVCLGAAGCSAADCRSHEECTGECENLGETGFLGLPVNPSYGLRGGLGASGAICSSLRLPGLAACLPIAKAALFLAQAVVPACSAQSSPSPAPVRSAGLQAHFELIFQERGRPRQWPKSPPRGRPPLGVGRGPEGPSPDPPGGRGHRVPAPAHRGALPGAGGARTAREAPRLRGRPPAPSPPPPPSPALRAGPRKENVRVWRAEAELRCRSVSGGERGGPPVPGDAGAAVWATARGCEGGRVRAPVSRGTGGLRRGHFGGVTGGTRAPCLSEEAKGARRIHDELEQRLRRDPRDARRALKLLLPENYIQGRSGGRERSGQIHKE; this is encoded by the exons ATGGAAGATGACAGTCTGGGAAGGCGGTGTTGTATCCATGTCTTCATCAGAAGCAGGGTTTGCCTGGGTGCCGCGGGCTGCAGTGCAGCAGACTGCAGGAGCCATGAGGAGTGTACCGGAGAGTGTGAGAACCTTGGGGAGACGGGCTTTCTGGGGTTGCCTGTTAATCCCAGCTATGGGCTGAGGGGTGGCCTGGGGGCCA GTGGCGCAATTTGCAGCTCACTGCGTCTCCCGGGGCTGGCGGCCTGCCTTCCCATCGCCAAGGCTGCTTTATTCCTGGCCCAGGCGGTTGTCCCCGCATGCTCTGCGCAGAGcagcccttccccagctcctgtGAGATCTGCAGGGCTTCAGGCTCACTTCGAACTGATCTTTCAG GAGCGGGGAAGACCGCGGCAGTGGCCGAAGAGCCCCCCGCGGGGCCGCCCTCCGCTGGGGGTCGGCCGGGGGCCTGAGGGGCCGAGCCCCGACCCCCCCGGGGGCCGAGGCCACCGTGTTCCGGCCCCGGCGCACCGAGGGGCGCTCCCGGGAGCTGGCGGCGCCCGCACAGCTAGGGAGGCTCCCCGCCTCCGCGGCCGGCCTCCCGCGCCgagcccgccgccgccgccttccCCGGCTCTGCGCGCAGGTCCGAGAAAGGAGAACGTGCGGGTGTGGCGAGCGGAGGCCGAGCTGCGCTGCCGCTCCGTGTCGGGCGGGGAACGAGGAGGGCCGCCGGTCCCTGGGGACGCGGGCGCGGCCGTCTGGGCGACGGCCCGGGGATGCGAGGGCGGGAGGGTGCGCGCGCCCGTGAGCCGGGGGACCGGCGGGCTGCGGCGGGGGCACTTTGGGGGAGTGACTGGGGGCACCAGGGCGCCCTGCCTGAGCGAGGAGGCCAAGGGAGCCCGGCGGATCCACGACGAGCTGGAGCAGCGGCTCCGCAGGGACCCGCGGGACGCCCGCCGGGCGCTCAAGCTGCTGCTGCCCG